From the genome of Treponema peruense:
GCCTTTGACCCGCTCAATGCAGATTTGTATGACAGGGAAAATGCTTCTTTCCTTGGCGGCGGAATTGTGTTTAACAAATATACCGGTGCACGCGGAAAGTCCGGAGCAAGTGATGCAAGCCCCGAGTTTATTGCAAGGCTCAGAAATGTTCTGGACCGTGACGGCGTTAAGTACCAGATGGCAGAACTTGGAAAAGTTGATCAGGGTGGTGGCGGAACAATTGCGTATCTTGCCGCAAAATACGGAATGTATGTACTTGATGCAGGCGTTGCTGTTTTGAGTATGCATGCACCATGGGAAATAACTTCCAGGTCAGATATTGAACAGGCCTTTGCAGCATACCGTTCATTCCTTACTTTGGAGTAATAAAATAAAAGCTGTCCCGGAAATGCGGACAGCCTTTATTTTTTTAGTTTGATTCTGCGGCGCCGGGAAGGCCTATGTCTTTTCTGTAGAACATATCCTTGAATTTTACGGCACCCATTGTTGAGTAGGCTTTTTTCCATGCTTCATCAAAGGTGTCTCCGTATGCTGAACATGCAAGAACGCGTCCTCCGCTGGTAACAAGGGATGGGGTTCCGTCTTTGTGTGCACAGCGTTCTTCAATTGCACCGGCAACAAATATCTTTGCGTCAGAAGCAATCTTTGCCTTTGCAATTTCTATCGGAATGCCTTTTTTGTATGACTTCGGATATCCTCCGCTTACGGCAACAGGAGCTACAACGTATCCTTTTTTCCATTTGAAGTCAAAAGATTTGAGTGAGCCGTCTACAATTGCGTCGCACATTTTTTTGAAGTCAAAGTCCATGAGCGGCAGAACAGCCTGTGTCTCAGGGTCTCCGAGACGAACGTTGTATTCAAGACATTTTGGTCCTTCGGCAGTAAGCATGAGACCAAAGAAAATGAATCCGCGGTAGTCATAGCCTTCTGCAACAAGTCCTTTGAGTGTAGGCTCAAGAATGTTTTTTTCAAACTGTGACATAATCAAAGGAGTTACGTCGTCTACAGGTGAGATTGCTCCCATTCCGCCTGTATTGGGGCCCTTTGCACCGTCAAGAAGCCTTTTGTGGTCGCGTGCACTCAGGAACGGAACAATGCATGCTTTTCCTTCCTTTGCATATTCAGGTGTAACACTTACGGCAGCAAGAATTGAAATTTCGGCACCGCGAAGGTACTGTTCGATTACAAGTTTTTTTCCTGCATCACCGACCATTCCGCCTTCCATAAGTTCTTTAACTGCATCTTTGGCCTGCTGTACTGTCTGGGCAACAATTACGCCTTTTCCTGCTGCAAGACCGTCTGCTTTTACAACAATTGGAGCGCCTTTTTCTTCTATATAAGTAAGTGCCTGTGCTTCATCTGTAAAAGTTTTGCTTTCTGCACACGCTACACCGTATTTTTGCATAAAGTCTTTTGCAAGGTCTTTGCTGGCTTCGAGCTGTGCGGCTGCGTATTTTGGACCGACTGCAGGAATTCCAGCTTTCCAGAATGCATCTGCCATTCCTTCTGCAAGCGGATTTTCGGGGCCTACAACAGCAAGTGTGCAGGAATTGTCCTGTGCGATTTTAACAAAGACGTCGTTTCCGGAAAGTTCACCGGAATATGATGACGGATCGATGTTTGTGCATTTTTCCTCAAGAGCTGTGCCTCCGTTTCCGGGAACGCAGATTACATCTGTAACGGAACTGCTTTGTGCAAGCTTCCAGGCTATGGCGTGCTCACGGCCGCCGTTTCCAATGACGATTACTTTCATACCTGGTCATAATAAATTAAATTCTCTTGTTTTTCAACAGTATAGGTGCAAGTAAACAGTGGCTCTTTTCTCTTGAAGAGTTGGTGCTTTTTATGTAAAATAATGTTATGGAAAAATTGAAGATTTTGTTGGCCAAAGGCAGAATTTACGAATCTGTCTACGAGCTTTTAAGTGATGTGGGAATTTCTATTAATCTTCCCGACCGCACATATTTTCCGACTACAAACCAGAAGGATCTTGCCTTTCAGGTAGTAAAGCCCCAGATTGTAAGCAATTTGATTGCCGGTGAAAAGGCAGATGTTGGATTTTCGGGAAAAGACTGGGTTTACGAAAATGGTGTTCAGGATGAAGTTATAGAAATCATGGATTTGGGTTTTGATCCGGTAAGAATAGTTGCCGCAATTCCTGATACATTTGACTATGATAAGGTTGTGTCTGCGCCGGTAACAATTGCGACAGAATACCAGAACCTCAGTGCAGGATGGGTTGCCGCAAAAAAAATCAAGGGAACAATTTTCCGCACGTGGGGAACAAGCGAAGGTTTCGTTCAGGATAACGAAGAGTCAATAGCGCAGATTCTTATTGACAACACAAGTACAGGTTCTTCACTGCATGCAAATCACCTTAAGATTGTTGACACTCTCATGGAATCTTCTACACGCATGTATGCTTCAAAGAAAGCCATGGCAGACCCCGAAAAAAAGCAGAAGATTCTTGAACTTAAGATGCTGTTCGAGACGGTACTCAATGCCCGTTCACGCGTAATGCTCGAAATGAATGTTTCCGAAGAAAAGTTTGAGTCTCTGGTAGCAGGACTTCCTTCAATGAGAAGCCCGACCGTAAGCCCTCTCTTTGGCGGAAACGGTTATGCCATTAAAATTGCAGTAAAGAAAAGCGATGTACCTGTACTTCTCCCGAAACTTCAGTCTCTGGGTGCAACAGACATTGTTGAATATGAACTGCGCAAAGTAATGATTTGAGGATTGCGATGCGAACAGCAGAAATCATAAGAAATACTTCCGAAACACAGATAAAACTTGCCCTCAATCTGGACGGAACCGGCCGCTGTGATGTTAAGAATCCGCTTGGTTTTTTTGATCACCTTCTGCGTTCCTTCTGTAAACACGGAATGTTCGATCTTACAGGTGAACTTAAGGGCGACCTTCATGTAGATGAGCACCATTTAATAGAAGATACCGGAATAACCCTTGGCATGTGTTTTGCAAAGGCTCTGGGTGACTGCGCCGGTATTTTCAGAAGCGGTTTTTTCATCTACCCGATGGACGAAAGTCTTCTTTCTGCGTCTGTGGATTTTGGCGGAAGACCTTATCTTTTTTGCGAAGCCGGTCTGTCAAACATTCCGCTTGTGTCAATGAGCCCCGAAGGCGTTCAGTCTTCTTTCCAGACAGACTGTTTTGAAGACTTCTGGCAGGGCTTTGTGTCTTCGGCAAGATGCAATCTGCATCTGGAAACACTGCGCGGAAGAAGTGATCATCATAAAATGGAAGGATTGTTCAAGGCTGCTGCCCGCGCAATCCGTTCTGCCGTGGAAATTGATCCGCGAAGAAATGGAGAGATTCCGTCAACAAAAGGACTTATTGTCTGAGAATCAGCTGCAACCGGAGGTAAATATGGACTGCTCTGAGGAAATTCTGAATCTTTTGCGTGATAATGCGCGCATCTCTATAGAAGATATTTCTGCAATGACAAAAAAAACGCCTGATGAAGTTAAGGCAATCATTCAGAAACTGGAAAATGACGGCGTAATAATGAAGTATGCTGCCATCGTTAATCCCGAAAAAGATGCCGGTGAAAAAGAAAAAGTCCGTGCCGAAATTGAAATTCAGGTTGCCCCTGAGCGCGAGCATGGTTTTGACGGTATTGCCGACAGAATTTACAGATTCCCGCAGGTAAAGTCCCTTTATCTTATGAGCGGCGGTTACGACCTTAAAGTTATTATCGAAGGCGAAACCCTTCAGGAAGTTGCACTTTTTGTTGCCAGAAAACTTTCTACGCTGGAAGGCGTTCGCTCTACAAAGACACATTTTATTTTAAAGACATACAAAG
Proteins encoded in this window:
- the purD gene encoding phosphoribosylamine--glycine ligase encodes the protein MKVIVIGNGGREHAIAWKLAQSSSVTDVICVPGNGGTALEEKCTNIDPSSYSGELSGNDVFVKIAQDNSCTLAVVGPENPLAEGMADAFWKAGIPAVGPKYAAAQLEASKDLAKDFMQKYGVACAESKTFTDEAQALTYIEEKGAPIVVKADGLAAGKGVIVAQTVQQAKDAVKELMEGGMVGDAGKKLVIEQYLRGAEISILAAVSVTPEYAKEGKACIVPFLSARDHKRLLDGAKGPNTGGMGAISPVDDVTPLIMSQFEKNILEPTLKGLVAEGYDYRGFIFFGLMLTAEGPKCLEYNVRLGDPETQAVLPLMDFDFKKMCDAIVDGSLKSFDFKWKKGYVVAPVAVSGGYPKSYKKGIPIEIAKAKIASDAKIFVAGAIEERCAHKDGTPSLVTSGGRVLACSAYGDTFDEAWKKAYSTMGAVKFKDMFYRKDIGLPGAAESN
- the hisG gene encoding ATP phosphoribosyltransferase, with protein sequence MEKLKILLAKGRIYESVYELLSDVGISINLPDRTYFPTTNQKDLAFQVVKPQIVSNLIAGEKADVGFSGKDWVYENGVQDEVIEIMDLGFDPVRIVAAIPDTFDYDKVVSAPVTIATEYQNLSAGWVAAKKIKGTIFRTWGTSEGFVQDNEESIAQILIDNTSTGSSLHANHLKIVDTLMESSTRMYASKKAMADPEKKQKILELKMLFETVLNARSRVMLEMNVSEEKFESLVAGLPSMRSPTVSPLFGGNGYAIKIAVKKSDVPVLLPKLQSLGATDIVEYELRKVMI
- a CDS encoding imidazoleglycerol-phosphate dehydratase; the protein is MRTAEIIRNTSETQIKLALNLDGTGRCDVKNPLGFFDHLLRSFCKHGMFDLTGELKGDLHVDEHHLIEDTGITLGMCFAKALGDCAGIFRSGFFIYPMDESLLSASVDFGGRPYLFCEAGLSNIPLVSMSPEGVQSSFQTDCFEDFWQGFVSSARCNLHLETLRGRSDHHKMEGLFKAAARAIRSAVEIDPRRNGEIPSTKGLIV
- a CDS encoding Lrp/AsnC family transcriptional regulator, with amino-acid sequence MDCSEEILNLLRDNARISIEDISAMTKKTPDEVKAIIQKLENDGVIMKYAAIVNPEKDAGEKEKVRAEIEIQVAPEREHGFDGIADRIYRFPQVKSLYLMSGGYDLKVIIEGETLQEVALFVARKLSTLEGVRSTKTHFILKTYKENDIVYVEQSSDSREGVTA